In a genomic window of Labilithrix sp.:
- a CDS encoding ABC transporter ATP-binding protein, translating to MEKKKGGGPPRSEELPPVPYGKLFRWGWIVVRGAFFAFAVSTLLGIVNLLIQQLQAQLVGAIVSRLQTAGMPEGAAKRGEGDLLSALIPAQPTHAFGFLAALTVGGVLTILAERATTTWSDTLMLARLQRKLHDRLLELGPSYHSEHASGETTAIVWRYANGAQMLLRDLVSFPVVRGIGLATAVVLIFQNLARLGDTPLVFKLVLLAGVLATPIISARGAKGLRAAFQKVRASDVAANEELQNSLAAPLEVQLMGAIPQRSKAFGDRALAHARNRLRASMKNDLAGQARSSIPRLLQLGFLGYGIMLATQSGDPAAAGAVVAVHALVPLALQPLQDLVMFFNSIGMAWPECESVIEILERPTDVSDPADPKPLPAGSSPIVLDDVVFTYPGRAKPVLDHVSFTFDAGKCFAIVGASGSGKSTIMSLVARLSDPASGRVRIGATDLKSVRLADLRKKVVRVAQFPLFVADTVRANFQLAKADATDEEIEEVARATGLWDVLTSASPSAPLDTLLPRDVAQGLSGGQRRLLAVSRALLLKPSVLLLDEPSAGLDNITLQKLIRFLKTQTEGLTVLVIDHDLEGFVAKIADGIAILEDGKIALSGTHDELMKSDNLYKRLVEAPNKEALAPPPAAAPIPKPASMLEGMMTEIDPPMMDEVDMPPMKKEKKEKKG from the coding sequence GTGGAGAAGAAGAAGGGCGGTGGGCCTCCTCGGAGCGAGGAGCTCCCGCCCGTTCCTTATGGCAAGCTCTTTCGCTGGGGATGGATCGTCGTTCGCGGCGCGTTCTTCGCGTTCGCGGTCTCGACGCTCCTCGGCATCGTCAACCTCCTCATCCAGCAGCTGCAGGCGCAGCTCGTCGGCGCGATCGTCAGCCGGCTCCAGACCGCGGGCATGCCCGAAGGCGCCGCGAAGAGGGGAGAGGGCGACCTCCTCTCCGCCCTCATCCCCGCGCAGCCGACCCACGCGTTCGGGTTCCTCGCGGCGCTCACGGTGGGCGGCGTCCTCACGATCCTCGCCGAGCGCGCGACGACGACGTGGTCCGACACGCTCATGCTCGCGCGGCTCCAGCGCAAGCTCCACGATCGGCTCCTCGAGCTCGGCCCGAGCTACCACTCGGAGCACGCGTCCGGCGAGACGACGGCGATCGTGTGGCGCTACGCGAACGGCGCGCAGATGCTCCTGCGTGACCTCGTCTCGTTCCCGGTCGTGCGCGGCATCGGCCTCGCGACCGCGGTCGTCCTCATCTTCCAGAACCTCGCGCGCCTCGGCGACACGCCGCTCGTCTTCAAGCTGGTGCTGCTCGCGGGCGTGCTCGCGACGCCGATCATCAGCGCGCGCGGCGCGAAGGGCCTCCGCGCCGCCTTCCAGAAGGTGCGCGCGAGCGACGTCGCCGCGAACGAGGAGCTCCAGAACTCCCTCGCCGCGCCGCTCGAGGTGCAGCTCATGGGCGCGATCCCGCAGCGCTCGAAGGCCTTCGGCGATCGCGCGCTCGCGCACGCACGGAACCGCCTCCGCGCCTCGATGAAGAACGACCTCGCGGGGCAGGCGCGCTCCAGCATCCCGCGCCTCCTGCAGCTCGGGTTCCTCGGCTACGGCATCATGCTCGCGACGCAGTCGGGCGATCCCGCCGCCGCGGGCGCGGTCGTCGCGGTCCACGCGCTGGTGCCGCTCGCGCTCCAGCCGCTGCAGGACCTCGTCATGTTCTTCAACAGCATCGGGATGGCGTGGCCCGAGTGCGAGAGCGTCATCGAGATCCTCGAGCGCCCCACCGACGTGAGCGATCCGGCCGATCCGAAGCCGCTCCCCGCGGGCTCCTCGCCGATCGTCCTCGACGACGTGGTCTTCACGTACCCGGGGCGCGCGAAGCCGGTGCTCGATCACGTGTCGTTCACGTTCGACGCCGGCAAGTGCTTCGCGATCGTCGGCGCGTCCGGCTCCGGCAAGTCGACGATCATGTCGCTCGTCGCGCGCCTCTCGGATCCGGCCTCGGGCCGCGTCCGCATCGGCGCGACCGACCTCAAGAGCGTGCGCCTCGCCGATCTCCGCAAGAAGGTCGTCCGCGTCGCGCAGTTCCCGCTCTTCGTCGCCGACACCGTGCGCGCGAACTTCCAGCTCGCGAAGGCCGACGCGACCGACGAGGAGATCGAGGAGGTCGCGCGCGCGACCGGGCTCTGGGACGTCCTCACGAGCGCGAGCCCCTCCGCGCCGCTCGACACGCTCCTCCCGCGCGACGTCGCGCAGGGCCTCTCCGGCGGCCAGCGCCGCCTCCTCGCGGTGTCGCGCGCGCTCTTGCTGAAGCCGTCCGTGCTGCTCCTCGACGAGCCCTCCGCCGGCCTCGACAACATCACGCTCCAGAAGCTCATTCGCTTCCTCAAGACGCAGACCGAGGGCCTCACCGTCCTCGTCATCGATCACGACCTCGAGGGCTTCGTCGCGAAGATCGCGGACGGCATCGCGATCCTCGAGGATGGCAAGATCGCGCTCTCCGGAACGCACGACGAGCTGATGAAGTCGGACAACCTCTACAAGCGCCTCGTCGAGGCGCCGAACAAGGAGGCGCTCGCTCCGCCTCCGGCCGCGGCCCCAATCCCGAAGCCGGCGTCGATGCTCGAGGGTATGATGACCGAGATTGACCCGCCGATGATGGACGAGGTCGACATGCCGCCGATGAAGAAAGAGAAGAAGGAGAAGAAGGGATGA
- a CDS encoding cyclic nucleotide-binding domain-containing protein codes for MNAAQRAEVLAHARVFAQIPRGDLAVLAEMMQTESFLKGNTVVEVGEPADRVYVVASGTLSVYVPGTATRARQLRAGDVLGEYGMVASAARTATVKADEDSVLLSLDYERFHEYLVRFPQALWVLFEGAARRLFEAERRSS; via the coding sequence ATGAACGCCGCGCAACGCGCCGAGGTGCTGGCGCACGCACGTGTCTTCGCCCAGATCCCGCGGGGCGATCTCGCGGTCCTCGCCGAGATGATGCAGACGGAGTCGTTCCTGAAGGGGAACACCGTGGTCGAGGTCGGCGAGCCGGCCGATCGCGTGTACGTCGTCGCGTCGGGGACGCTCTCCGTCTACGTGCCGGGGACCGCCACGCGCGCGCGCCAGCTCCGCGCCGGCGACGTGCTCGGCGAATACGGCATGGTCGCCTCCGCCGCGCGCACGGCGACGGTGAAGGCGGACGAGGACTCGGTGCTCCTCTCCTTGGATTACGAGCGGTTCCACGAGTACCTCGTGCGGTTCCCGCAGGCGCTGTGGGTCCTCTTCGAGGGCGCGGCGCGGCGCCTGTTCGAGGCGGAGCGCCGATCGAGTTAA